In Symphalangus syndactylus isolate Jambi chromosome 14, NHGRI_mSymSyn1-v2.1_pri, whole genome shotgun sequence, one DNA window encodes the following:
- the LOC129461924 gene encoding lysine-rich coiled-coil protein 1, translated as MKHSKKTYDSFQDELEDYIKVQKARGLEPKTCFRKMRGDYLETCGYKGEVNSRPTYRMFDQRLPSETIQTYPRSCNISQTVENRLPQSLPAHDSRLRLDSLSYCQFTRDCFSEKPVPLNFNQQEYICGSHGVESRVYKHFSSGNSTSTHQASHKQIQQKRKRHPEEDREKSEEERSKHKRKKICEEIDLDKHKSIQRKKTEVEIETVHVSTEKLKNRKEKKSQGVISKKEERKRTKKKKEQGQERTEEEMLWDQSILGF; from the coding sequence ATGAAGCATTCAAAGAAGACATATGACTCTTTTCAAGATGAACTTGAAGATTATATTAAAGTACAGAAAGCCAGAGGCTTAGAGCCAAAGACTTGTTTCAGAAAGATGAGAGGGGACTATTTGGAAACCTGTGGGTACAAAGGAGAGGTTAATTCCAGACCCACGTATAGAATGTTTGACCAGAGACTCCCATCTGAAACCATCCAGACCTACCCaagatcatgcaatatttcacAAACAGTGGAAAATCGGTTGCCTCAGTCATTACCAGCCCATGACAGCAGATTGAGACTAGACTCTCTGAGCTACTGTCAGTTCACCAGGGACTGTTTCTCAGAAAAACCAGTACCCCTGAACTTCAATCAACAAGAATATATTTGTGGCTCACATGGTGTAGAATCTAGAGTTTACAAGCACTTCTCCTCAGGTAACAGTACCAGTACTCATCAAGCCAGTCACAAACAGATACAGCAGAAGAGGAAAAGGCAcccagaggaagacagagaaaaatcaGAGGAGGAGCGGTCTaagcataagagaaaaaaaatctgtgaggAAATTGATTTAGACAAACACAAGAGcatccaaagaaagaaaacagaggtgGAAATAGAAACTGTGCATGTCAGTACAGAAAAGCTTAAGAAtcgaaaggagaaaaaaagccaAGGTGTAATCTCTAAGAAAGAGGAACGGAAgcgtacaaaaaagaaaaaggaacaaggcCAAGAAAGGACAGAGGAGGAAATGCTTTGGGATCAGTCTATTCTTGGATTTTGA